From one Mesoplodon densirostris isolate mMesDen1 chromosome 19, mMesDen1 primary haplotype, whole genome shotgun sequence genomic stretch:
- the LOC132480066 gene encoding E3 ubiquitin-protein ligase RING1-like, which translates to MTTPANAQNASKTWELSLYELHRTPQTSIMDGTEIAVSPRSLHSELMCPICLDMLKNTMTTKECLHRFCSDCIVTALRSGNKECPTCRKKLVSKRSLRPDPNFDALISKIYPSREEYEAHQDRVLIRLSRLHNQQALSSSIEEGLRMQAMHRAQRVRRPMPGSDQTTTMSGGEGEPGEGEGDGEDVSSDSAPDSAPGPAPKRPRGGGAGGNSVGTGGGGTGGVGGGAGSEDSGDRGGTLGGGTLGPPSPPGAPSPPEPGGEIEHVFRPHPLLVEKGEYCQTRYVKTTGNATVDHLSKYLALRIALERRQQQEAGEPGGPGGGASDAGGPDGGGGEGGGAGGGDGPEEPALPSLEGVSEKQYTIYIAPGGGAFTTLNGSLTLELVNEKFWKVSRPLELCYAPTKDPK; encoded by the exons ATGACGACGCCGGCGAATGCCCAGAATGCCAGCAAAACGTGGGAACTGAGTCTCTATGAGCTCCACCGGACCCCTCAGACGT CCATCATGGATGGCACAGAGATTGCGGTTTCCCCTCGGTCACTGCATTCAGAGCTCATGTGCCCCATCTGCCTGGACATGCTGAAGAATACGATGACAACCAAGGAGTGCCTCCACCGATTCTGCTCTGATTGCATTGTCACGGCCCTGCGCAGCGGGAACAAGGAGTGCCCTACCTGCCGAAAGAAGCTGGTATCCAAGCGGTCTCTGCGGCCAGACCCCAACTTCGATGCTCTGATCTCTAAGATCTACCCCAGCCGGGAGGAATATGAGGCCCACCAAGACAGGGTGCTCATCCGCCTCAGCCGTCTGCACAACCAGCAGGCACTGAGCTCCAGCATTGAGGAGGGGCTGCGCATGCAGGCCATGCACAGGGCCCAGCGTGTGAGGCGGCCGATGCCTGGGTCAGATCAGACCACAACGATGAGTGGGGGGGAAGGAgagcctggggagggagagggggatggaGAGGATGTGAGCTCAGACTCCGCCCCTGACTCTGCTCCAGGCCCTGCTCCCAAGCGACCCCGTGGAGGGGGCGCAGGGGGGAACAGTGTAGGGACAGGGGGAGGTGGCactggtggggtgggtgggggtgccGGTTCTGAAGACTCTGGTGACCGGGGAGGGACCCTGGGAGGGGGAACCCTGGGCCCCCCAAGCCCTCCCGGGGCTCCCAGTCCCCCAGAGCCAGGTGGAGAAATTGAGCACGTGTTCCGGCCCCACCCCCTGCTCGTGGAGAAGGGAGAATACTGCCAGACTAGGTATGTGAAGACAACTGGGAATGCCACAGTGGACCATCTCTCCAAGTACTTGGCCCTGCGCATTGCCCTCGAACGGCGGCAGCAGCAAGAGGCCGGGGAGCCAGGAGGGCCTGGAGGGGGCGCCTCTGACGCCGGAGGACCTGatgggggaggcggggagggtggGGGTGCCGGAGGAGGTGACGGCCCTGAGGAGCCTGCCTTGCCCAGTCTGGAAGGTGTCAGCGAAAAGCAGTATACCATCTACATCGCCCCCGGGGGCGGAGCTTTCACGACACTGAATGGCTCGCTAACCCTGGAGCTGGTGAATGAGAAGTTCTGGAAAGTGTCCCGACCACTGGAGCTCTGCTATGCCCCCACCAAGGATCCAAAGTGA